The following proteins come from a genomic window of Pseudomonas cichorii:
- the nudE gene encoding ADP compounds hydrolase NudE, producing MRQKPTVLAREIVASSRLFRVEELQLRFANGVERTYERLVGRGAGYGAVMIVAMIDADHALLIEEYCGGTDEYELSLPKGLIEPGEDVLAAANRELKEEAGFGARQLEHLTELSLSPGYMNQKIQVVLATDLYEERLEGDEPEPIRVDRVNLRELANLAQNAQFTEGRALAALYLVRDLLTQRGFFLP from the coding sequence ATGCGCCAGAAACCTACCGTTCTCGCCCGCGAAATCGTCGCCAGCAGTCGCCTGTTCAGGGTCGAAGAGCTGCAATTGCGCTTTGCCAACGGGGTCGAGCGTACTTACGAGCGGCTGGTCGGTCGGGGCGCGGGATATGGCGCGGTGATGATTGTCGCCATGATCGACGCCGATCATGCGCTGTTGATCGAAGAATATTGCGGCGGCACGGACGAGTATGAATTGTCCTTGCCCAAGGGGCTGATCGAGCCGGGCGAAGATGTGCTGGCGGCCGCCAATCGCGAACTCAAGGAAGAAGCAGGCTTCGGTGCCCGCCAACTGGAACACCTGACCGAGCTGTCCTTGTCGCCCGGTTACATGAACCAGAAGATTCAGGTGGTGCTGGCCACTGATCTTTACGAAGAGCGTCTTGAAGGCGACGAGCCCGAGCCGATTCGCGTCGATCGGGTCAACCTGCGGGAGCTGGCCAATCTGGCCCAGAACGCCCAGTTCACCGAAGGCCGCGCCCTGGCGGCGCTGTATCTGGTGCGCGACCTGTTAACCCAACGTGGATTTTTCCTGCCATGA
- the yrfG gene encoding GMP/IMP nucleotidase, which produces MLSMPWSDIDTVLLDMDGTLLDLHYDDHFWMQHLPQRYAELHGVSLAMALLEMQPLFERHAGTLNWYCLDFWSTELKLSVRDLKLETAHLIALRPDAQTFLAALQKAGKRVIMITNAHRDSLSLKLERIELAPYFERLISSHDYGFPKENQQFWDALQADTAFDPARSLFIDDTLPILRSAGRFGVAHLLAVSEPNSQKGPKDTEEFEAVKDYLELIKDL; this is translated from the coding sequence ATGCTTTCAATGCCCTGGAGCGATATCGATACCGTCCTGCTGGATATGGACGGCACTCTGCTCGACCTGCATTACGACGACCACTTCTGGATGCAGCACTTGCCCCAGCGCTATGCCGAATTGCATGGCGTCAGTCTGGCCATGGCTCTGCTGGAGATGCAGCCGCTGTTCGAGCGCCATGCGGGAACACTCAACTGGTACTGCCTGGACTTCTGGAGCACGGAGTTGAAGCTGTCGGTGCGCGACCTGAAACTCGAAACCGCGCACCTGATCGCCTTGCGGCCTGATGCCCAGACCTTTCTGGCTGCGCTCCAGAAAGCCGGCAAGCGGGTGATCATGATCACCAACGCCCATCGCGATTCGCTGTCATTGAAGTTGGAGAGGATCGAGCTGGCACCCTACTTCGAGCGCCTTATCAGCTCCCATGACTACGGCTTCCCCAAGGAAAACCAGCAGTTCTGGGACGCTTTGCAGGCCGACACCGCGTTCGACCCGGCGCGCAGCCTGTTTATCGACGATACCCTGCCGATCCTGCGCAGTGCCGGACGCTTTGGTGTGGCGCACTTGCTGGCAGTCAGCGAACCCAATAGCCAGAAAGGGCCAAAGGACACCGAAGAGTTTGAGGCAGTGAAAGATTATCTGGAGCTGATCAAGGACTTGTAG
- the lysM gene encoding peptidoglycan-binding protein LysM, with product MSLFEFLKTAGENILDALTPGTANADEALKKRISEFGLGNPDVQITLDGSKVTVTGEVSSQEEKEKILLALGNISGVDTVDDQLTLAAGAPATAAARFVTVEKGDTLSAISRRVYGDPNQYQKIFEANKPMLKDVNHIYPGQQLRIPD from the coding sequence ATGAGTCTTTTCGAGTTCTTGAAAACGGCAGGGGAAAACATCCTCGATGCACTGACACCGGGTACTGCCAATGCCGATGAAGCCCTGAAAAAGCGTATTTCCGAGTTTGGATTAGGTAATCCCGATGTTCAAATCACGCTGGATGGCAGCAAGGTTACCGTCACAGGAGAGGTATCCAGTCAGGAAGAAAAGGAAAAGATCTTGCTGGCTCTGGGAAATATCTCGGGCGTCGATACCGTGGACGATCAACTGACCCTCGCGGCCGGTGCGCCTGCTACAGCGGCTGCCCGATTCGTCACGGTAGAAAAGGGCGACACCTTGAGCGCCATCTCTCGGCGGGTGTATGGCGATCCGAACCAGTATCAGAAAATCTTCGAGGCCAACAAACCGATGCTCAAGGATGTGAACCATATCTATCCGGGGCAGCAGTTGAGGATTCCTGATTAG
- a CDS encoding LysR family transcriptional regulator, which translates to MDIKQLKFLIALDETRHFGQAAARCNITQPTLSMRLRNLEEELGLPLVMRGQRFEGFTAPGERVLAWARTVLSAYDGLQAEAAACRGHLVGTLRLGVVPLSSFDPLSLLHRLHQIHPNLRFELSSLSSEQVLEQLASNRIDLGVSYLERLDNERFDTLTLDETRMGLLYDRRHFSFGEQPLTWSELVELPLGALTSGMHFRQSIDHNFHSRGLHPQPLLQTDAVHQLMQAVHGGFCCTIMPLDGGLDMLTEHLGLHPIADARTLAPIGLIMRRSAPRSALAEACFTLLAENQK; encoded by the coding sequence ATGGACATCAAGCAACTGAAATTCCTGATCGCGCTCGACGAGACTCGTCACTTCGGCCAGGCAGCAGCACGCTGCAATATCACCCAACCCACACTGTCCATGCGCCTGCGCAATCTTGAAGAAGAGCTGGGCTTGCCGCTGGTCATGCGCGGGCAGCGTTTTGAAGGTTTTACCGCTCCCGGTGAGCGGGTGCTGGCTTGGGCCAGAACCGTTCTTTCGGCTTATGACGGCTTGCAGGCTGAAGCAGCGGCCTGCCGTGGGCATCTGGTCGGGACCCTGCGCCTGGGTGTTGTGCCGCTTTCGAGTTTCGATCCGCTCTCGCTGTTGCACCGGCTGCATCAGATCCACCCCAATCTGCGCTTCGAGCTGTCGTCGCTCAGCTCCGAGCAGGTTCTGGAACAGCTGGCGAGCAATCGCATCGATCTGGGCGTGTCGTATCTGGAGCGTCTGGATAACGAACGCTTCGACACCCTGACTCTGGATGAAACCCGCATGGGCCTGCTGTATGACCGCCGCCACTTCAGCTTTGGCGAACAGCCATTGACCTGGAGCGAGCTGGTCGAACTGCCACTGGGCGCGCTGACAAGCGGCATGCATTTTCGCCAGTCCATCGATCACAACTTCCACAGCCGCGGCCTGCATCCGCAGCCATTGCTGCAAACCGATGCCGTTCACCAGTTGATGCAGGCCGTGCATGGCGGTTTCTGCTGCACCATCATGCCGCTGGACGGCGGTCTGGACATGCTCACCGAACATCTGGGCCTGCACCCCATCGCCGATGCACGCACGCTGGCGCCCATTGGCCTGATCATGCGCCGCAGCGCGCCGCGCTCGGCCCTGGCGGAGGCCTGCTTCACGCTTCTGGCAGAAAACCAGAAATGA